TGGAATTTCCGGTGAGACAGTTCCCCTGAGCCCCTTGCGTCAACCGAGTGGAAAAGTCATTTCCGCTTGGGCCGTTGAGGGGGAAGTCGATGCACGATCAATTCGGAGCAACAGTTTTCGGATGGAATGGCCACCGAAGTCAGGTATGCATCAAGAATTCCGTGAGGTTGACCGCGCTGATTGGTTCGATCTCCCCACTGCCCATCGAAAGATCCTTCCGGGCCAGAGACCCTTTCTCATTCAGCTCGAAGACCTTGTCCAAAAATGAATCGATTGAGCGTAGAAGTTCGACGGTCCAGAGATTCTGGTGCAGGCTCTTCGCATTTTCCAGCTGACGATCACGCCTCGGATATTCCCTAGCTCTGTTCACCCCATCACCTACACATAATGGCACGTCGCTGATACGGAGATCCGTAGGAGCGATCTATTCGCTACTTGGTATCGGTTCAATATCAATGTATGGAGGGTATTATGAAACGTACGGGATCGGCGATATGGCAAGGTGATCTCAAGAGCGGTAAAGGCACGGTGTCGACTGAGAGCGGTGTCCTATCCCAAACTCCCTATTCGTTTTCGACGAGATTCGAGAACGGCAAAGGAACGAATCCCGAAGAACTGATCGCTGCCGCCCATGCCGGCTGTTTCACCATGGCGCTCTCGGTCCAGTTGGGAGAAGCCGGCCTGAAACCAGAGAAGCTCCACACGACGGCCACCGTCACCTTCGATAAGGTGGAGGCCGGGTGGACCGTGACCACCATTCTCTTGGACGTCAGAGGCAAGGTGCCCAACGCCGATGAGGCGGCGTGGAACAAAGCGACCGAAGCGGCGAAGACCGGTTGTCCGATCTCTCGACTCTTGAACGCGACGATCACGATGGATGCCAAGCTCGAACGCTGATCATGATGATTGTTCGTTCCGATCCCGATGTCCTGGCGTTCCTTTTCGATCTGGATGGAACACTGGTGGACAGCGTGTATCAACATGTATTGGCCTGGAGGGAGGCGACACAGGCGGCGGATATCGAGCTGCCCGTCTGGCGCATTCATCGCCAGATCGGCATGAGCGGCGGCTTGATGCTTTCCGCACTGTTGCGTGAGGCCGGCCGACCGCTGTCCGAAACAGAAGCCAGGCACATCCAGCACGTTCACCGTGATGCTTATGCCAGGCAGGCACCCTCCCTGCGAGTCTTACCCGGCACGCACGATCTTCTGGCTACATTGGCACGTCACGGCATTCCGTATGCCATCGCGACGAGTGGGCGCCTGGAGAATGCCCGCCACGCGCTTACTCTTTTGAAACTCCATTCTGATGTGCCGATTGTCACGCGGGACGATGTCCGGTTCGCCAAACCTGACCCCGACCTCTTTTTAGAGGCAGGGAAACGGTTGAAAGTGCCGATGAGTCGTTGTGTGATCGTGGGCGACAGCGTATGGGATTTGTTGGCGGCTCGTCGTGCCTCTGCTCTTTCGATCGGCCTCTTATCGGGCGGCTATGGACAAGAGGAATTGGAACGGGCGGGCGCCTACCGCGTGTACCACGATCCGGCGGACCTACTGAGACATCTCGATGAAGTCGGTCTACGGTTGGCCTCTGTCTGATGGATAACATGGGTAATAAAAGAAGACCGAGATTAGCGCTGGCGGCATGGCACGACGAGAAGTGCTGAAAGTCCGTTACGGTATAACGTTATGACAGAAAGTATGCCAGGTCCATCGCGACTTAAGGACAAAGTTGCGATTATCACGGGCAGCAGTAGCGGAATCGGTAAGGCCATCGCCCTTCGGTTCGGCCAGGAAGGGGCGAAGGTGATCGTTGCCGCTCGACGAATGGCGTTCTGTCGGCAGACAGTTGAACAGATACGGCAACATGGCGGAGAAGCCTTGGCTATGCAAACCAATGTGGCCGACGAGCAGCAGGTAGAACGGCTGATCTCGCAGACGGTAGCCCACTATGGCCGGATCGATATTCTCGTCAACAACGCCGGTATCGGCGGAGGAGGGCGTCTAGCTGAGACGAGTACGCAGGCATTCGATGATGTGATGAACATCAACTTGCGCGGCACGTTCTTTTGCTGCCGGGCTGGCTTCCGACAGATGAAACGGCAGGGCGGCGGTGTGATCATCAACATGTCGAGCGTGGCCGGGTTGCAAGCTTGGGCGGGCACCGGAACCTACAGTGCATCGAAACACGGCATTATGGCGCTGACCGAATCATTGGCTGACGAAGGTCGTCACCATCACATCAAGGTCAGCGCCATTTGTCCAGCGGCAGTGGCGGACGAGTTGGTGGATGCCTCTCCGGCAGACATCGAGCGCAGTGAAAAGATCGATCCATTCGATGTGGCGGAGGCAGCAGTGTATCTCTCAACACTTGGAAAATACGCCGTGGTGCATCGCATCGTCATTGACCGGCTGGGCGCGGATTGGTGAAGTGGGTGGGTGAAGACAACATGCGTTGGGAATCGTTTCCGATATAGCCGAGCACCGATCACCCGTCACCCGCAGCGACCATCCACCGGAGTGGCCTGTTCTTGACGGAGAAAGGAAGGGATGTAGATTCCGTGCTCAAAGCTCTGAAACAGTGGAGAGAACGATACGGGTAGGAGGACGTAAGTATGGGCCCACCCTCATGCGGTGAGCCCGTCAGTAGACAGGACGGTACGAATTTTCCCTCCAGAAGACATTAGAGGTATACCTTCTGGACGTCATCCT
The DNA window shown above is from Nitrospira sp. SG-bin1 and carries:
- a CDS encoding osmotically inducible protein OsmC — translated: MKRTGSAIWQGDLKSGKGTVSTESGVLSQTPYSFSTRFENGKGTNPEELIAAAHAGCFTMALSVQLGEAGLKPEKLHTTATVTFDKVEAGWTVTTILLDVRGKVPNADEAAWNKATEAAKTGCPISRLLNATITMDAKLER
- a CDS encoding HAD family hydrolase; translated protein: MIVRSDPDVLAFLFDLDGTLVDSVYQHVLAWREATQAADIELPVWRIHRQIGMSGGLMLSALLREAGRPLSETEARHIQHVHRDAYARQAPSLRVLPGTHDLLATLARHGIPYAIATSGRLENARHALTLLKLHSDVPIVTRDDVRFAKPDPDLFLEAGKRLKVPMSRCVIVGDSVWDLLAARRASALSIGLLSGGYGQEELERAGAYRVYHDPADLLRHLDEVGLRLASV